A window from Methanobacterium sp. encodes these proteins:
- a CDS encoding HIT family protein — MECEYFEKIKDYEYGDLLVETHHWLIILAPDQRNLGTCVVALKRDEVELSGLTNEEWFDFSHIVKKLEKSIKKAFNATMFNWGCLMNSSYLEKPPTPHLHWHFIPRYQDPIEFHGKVFEDLCFGSSTMYNRGDSVELSKEFRKKIKTRIMEYFDL, encoded by the coding sequence ATGGAATGTGAATATTTTGAAAAAATAAAAGATTATGAGTACGGAGATTTATTGGTTGAAACTCACCACTGGCTTATAATCTTGGCACCGGACCAACGGAACCTAGGCACCTGCGTTGTGGCACTTAAAAGAGATGAGGTGGAATTATCTGGTTTAACTAATGAAGAATGGTTTGACTTTAGCCATATAGTTAAAAAACTAGAAAAATCTATTAAAAAAGCATTTAATGCCACCATGTTCAATTGGGGCTGTTTGATGAACTCTTCCTACCTTGAAAAACCACCAACCCCTCATCTTCACTGGCATTTCATCCCACGTTATCAGGACCCCATAGAGTTCCATGGAAAAGTATTTGAAGACTTATGTTTCGGCAGCAGCACCATGTATAACCGTGGGGACAGTGTTGAACTATCTAAAGAGTTTAGAAAAAAGATTAAAACCAGGATAATGGAATATTTTGATTTGTAA
- the cfbD gene encoding Ni-sirohydrochlorin a,c-diamide reductive cyclase catalytic subunit, giving the protein MHPRPSPIAASLYTLRDLNVDVIILHGPHGCCFRTGRLLENDGVHVVTTAMSENDFIFGASAKLEETLKEVDELFHPQLVGVVGTCASMIIGEDMREAVNNAKIPAKVLTVESHGGLSEGDNTEGAIAVLDAAKLEGVISSDEADRQTIMLKKATEIEKTRGMAQGKYIEPSYGDDKEEVAKILLDAFKNGDKIALVLNAKKETSYLFADILKIHFQDFYPENPPKIVANLDDGIGLPRIRQHAQNIKVELDMKVDLITGGLDEYPVTGKKAVKFLEKDDFDIVVVAGVPHALPIEKLKAKTIAITDGPRLVEPLKNLGYVWVVTELDAHAKTLGTDKIVPSDFGNVLRKKINEKQ; this is encoded by the coding sequence TTGCATCCAAGACCCAGCCCCATTGCCGCATCCCTTTATACTCTCCGAGATTTGAATGTTGATGTTATTATCCTTCACGGACCCCATGGTTGCTGTTTCCGTACTGGCCGTCTCTTGGAAAATGATGGAGTGCACGTGGTAACCACTGCCATGTCTGAAAATGATTTCATTTTTGGAGCATCAGCCAAGTTAGAAGAAACTCTTAAAGAAGTAGATGAACTTTTCCATCCTCAACTTGTGGGAGTGGTGGGCACTTGTGCAAGCATGATCATAGGTGAAGACATGCGTGAAGCAGTTAACAACGCTAAAATCCCTGCTAAAGTGTTAACTGTGGAGTCTCATGGTGGTTTAAGTGAAGGAGATAACACAGAAGGAGCCATAGCTGTTTTAGATGCTGCAAAACTAGAAGGTGTGATCTCTAGTGACGAAGCAGATAGACAGACTATTATGCTTAAAAAAGCCACCGAAATCGAGAAAACCAGGGGAATGGCCCAGGGAAAATATATCGAACCATCTTACGGAGATGATAAAGAAGAAGTAGCTAAAATTCTTCTTGATGCCTTTAAAAATGGAGATAAAATTGCTCTTGTTCTCAACGCTAAAAAAGAAACATCTTATCTCTTCGCTGACATTTTAAAAATTCATTTCCAGGATTTTTATCCTGAAAACCCGCCAAAAATCGTTGCTAATCTAGATGATGGAATTGGGTTACCTCGTATTCGTCAACATGCACAGAATATAAAGGTGGAACTGGATATGAAAGTTGATCTTATAACCGGTGGTTTGGATGAATATCCTGTAACTGGAAAAAAAGCAGTTAAATTCCTTGAAAAAGATGATTTTGACATTGTGGTGGTTGCAGGAGTACCTCATGCTCTCCCTATTGAGAAATTAAAGGCCAAAACAATTGCTATTACTGACGGTCCAAGGTTGGTGGAGCCTCTAAAGAATTTAGGTTACGTTTGGGTGGTTACTGAACTGGATGCTCATGCAAAAACTTTGGGCACTGATAAAATCGTTCCTTCTGATTTCGGAAATGTTTTAAGAAAAAAAATCAATGAAAAACAATGA
- a CDS encoding cation-transporting P-type ATPase, translating to MKIDELPPEEVYRKLNSSEDGLSVDDVQKRLEEYGPNQIEEVKKKPVIFKFLANLYQLLALLLWAASILAFLSGTPPLGFAIISVIFINAIFSFWQEYKAEKALEALQKILPSQAKVIRDGEKKEVLSAELVPGDVLVLEEGDNISADARLVEAYQIKVDSSTLTGESKPVRKVAHAKKSDETQITGIHNIVLAGTSVASGSGKAVIFATGRNTEFNQIASLTQEVTKETSPLQNELSRVTRIIAIIAVLLGVILFAVNLWVVKLPIQVAFIFAIGLTVANVPEGLLPTVTLALAASVQKMANKNALIKRLSSVETLGSTNIICTDKTGTLTKNEMTVRKVWLPYETIDVTGAGYSPEGDFLHKGNPINHHEIQELKLLMRSATFCNDSKLIEPQSNEDKWKIIGDPTEAALLVAAKKSGFNWKKQLMENPRIVELPFDSQRKSMSSIHKEKDKQVAYVKGAPKKIIKLSNTISVDGEILTFSDENKEKIIEKHDVLAASGLRILAMAYRKLPADYENYSADAVEQDLTFLGMVAMQDPPRPEVKPAVEDCHRAGIRIIMITGDYGLTAHAIAKEVGIVKEGPCLIIKGKKLNQMSDDEVKKVLVSGENVIFARAVPEHKMRIARILESMDEIVAMTGDGVNDAPALKKADIGVAMGITGTDVAKEASDMILTDDNFATIVEAIKEGRTIYENIRKFITYIFSHETAEIVPFVMMVLFRIPLPITVMQILAIDLGTDTVPALALGVGPSESDVMDRPPRERKERLLNFGVVFKGYIFLGIIESALVMSGFFWILLNNGWTWGQQLAFADPVYMKATSMVFAGIVMAQMGNLLGCQTSRTSVFEVGIFKNKWILRGIVFSVTILLAIIYIPPLQGIFKTAALGLAEWLYLISFVPIMFLADELRKYFIRKST from the coding sequence ATGAAGATTGATGAACTCCCTCCTGAAGAGGTTTACAGGAAATTAAACTCTTCTGAAGATGGTTTGAGCGTTGACGACGTTCAAAAAAGGCTTGAAGAATATGGGCCTAACCAAATTGAGGAAGTTAAGAAAAAACCTGTTATTTTTAAATTTTTAGCTAATCTTTATCAGTTGCTAGCCTTACTCCTCTGGGCTGCCAGCATACTTGCTTTTCTAAGTGGCACTCCCCCACTAGGATTTGCTATAATATCAGTGATTTTTATAAATGCAATTTTCAGTTTCTGGCAGGAATACAAAGCTGAAAAAGCACTAGAAGCACTCCAGAAAATATTGCCATCTCAAGCTAAAGTTATCCGTGATGGGGAGAAAAAAGAGGTTTTATCAGCAGAACTAGTTCCAGGTGATGTTTTGGTACTGGAAGAAGGAGATAATATCTCAGCTGATGCCCGTCTAGTGGAAGCCTATCAAATTAAGGTTGATAGTTCAACCCTCACTGGAGAATCTAAACCAGTGCGTAAAGTGGCCCATGCAAAAAAATCAGATGAAACCCAGATTACTGGGATCCATAACATAGTCCTTGCCGGCACAAGCGTTGCTTCAGGTTCTGGAAAGGCAGTCATATTTGCCACAGGGCGTAACACAGAGTTTAACCAGATCGCCAGCCTAACTCAAGAAGTTACTAAGGAAACCAGCCCATTACAAAATGAACTATCCAGAGTGACCCGCATCATAGCCATAATAGCAGTCCTTTTAGGAGTAATTCTCTTTGCAGTGAACTTGTGGGTAGTTAAACTCCCAATTCAAGTTGCATTTATCTTTGCCATTGGCTTGACAGTGGCCAACGTGCCAGAAGGACTTCTCCCTACTGTAACCCTTGCCCTAGCTGCTTCTGTGCAGAAAATGGCTAATAAAAACGCCCTTATAAAACGTTTATCAAGTGTGGAAACCTTGGGATCAACTAATATAATCTGTACAGACAAAACAGGCACCTTAACAAAAAATGAAATGACAGTTCGTAAGGTGTGGCTACCCTATGAAACAATAGATGTTACAGGAGCTGGATACTCTCCTGAAGGAGATTTTTTACATAAAGGCAATCCCATAAATCATCACGAAATCCAGGAACTTAAACTTTTGATGAGATCAGCCACCTTCTGCAATGACTCTAAACTCATAGAACCTCAAAGTAATGAAGATAAATGGAAAATTATTGGAGACCCTACAGAAGCAGCATTACTAGTTGCAGCAAAAAAGAGTGGATTTAACTGGAAAAAACAGTTAATGGAAAATCCAAGAATTGTTGAGCTACCTTTTGATTCCCAGCGCAAATCAATGAGCAGCATACATAAAGAAAAGGACAAACAAGTGGCTTACGTTAAAGGCGCCCCTAAAAAGATTATTAAACTTTCCAACACCATATCAGTTGATGGTGAGATTCTAACTTTTTCAGATGAGAATAAAGAAAAAATAATAGAAAAACATGATGTGTTAGCAGCTTCTGGACTGAGAATTTTGGCAATGGCATACCGAAAACTCCCTGCAGACTATGAAAACTATAGTGCTGATGCTGTTGAACAAGATCTCACTTTCTTGGGAATGGTGGCCATGCAAGATCCACCCCGGCCTGAGGTTAAACCAGCTGTTGAGGATTGTCATCGTGCGGGAATCCGCATAATCATGATTACAGGAGACTATGGCCTTACTGCCCATGCAATAGCCAAAGAAGTGGGAATTGTAAAAGAAGGCCCATGTCTCATAATTAAAGGTAAGAAACTTAACCAAATGTCAGATGATGAGGTTAAAAAGGTTTTAGTTTCAGGCGAAAACGTTATATTTGCCCGTGCAGTGCCAGAACACAAAATGAGGATTGCCAGAATCCTGGAAAGTATGGATGAAATCGTTGCCATGACTGGTGATGGAGTTAATGACGCCCCAGCCCTTAAAAAAGCAGATATTGGGGTTGCTATGGGCATTACTGGCACAGATGTTGCTAAAGAAGCTTCAGATATGATCCTAACTGATGATAATTTTGCAACTATAGTGGAAGCCATTAAAGAAGGTCGGACAATTTATGAAAACATACGGAAATTCATCACCTATATTTTTTCTCATGAAACTGCTGAAATCGTGCCGTTTGTCATGATGGTTCTTTTCAGAATACCTCTCCCCATTACTGTTATGCAGATTCTGGCTATTGACTTGGGAACAGACACGGTTCCTGCACTTGCCTTGGGTGTTGGTCCTTCTGAGTCTGATGTAATGGACCGGCCACCGAGAGAACGAAAAGAACGTCTTTTAAACTTTGGTGTTGTATTCAAAGGTTATATTTTCCTAGGAATTATTGAGTCCGCCCTTGTAATGTCTGGTTTTTTCTGGATCTTGTTAAACAATGGATGGACTTGGGGCCAACAACTCGCATTTGCTGATCCAGTTTACATGAAGGCCACCAGTATGGTGTTTGCTGGGATAGTAATGGCCCAGATGGGGAACCTCCTGGGATGTCAAACCAGCCGTACTTCAGTATTTGAAGTAGGTATTTTCAAAAACAAGTGGATATTGCGAGGAATTGTTTTTTCGGTGACTATCCTTCTGGCTATCATTTACATCCCACCATTACAAGGAATTTTCAAAACAGCGGCACTGGGACTTGCTGAATGGTTGTATTTAATTTCATTTGTGCCTATAATGTTTTTGGCAGATGAATTACGTAAATATTTCATCCGAAAATCAACTTAA
- the sfsA gene encoding DNA/RNA nuclease SfsA produces the protein MILENIATGNFLERPNRFTVTFESGRIIDNAHLRDPGRLKELLLPKANLLLRPAQNPTKRKTKYDVIAVKSEGIWVLINSGFHSDLASELIKSGIISELSNYRVEKREYTYGKSRIDFFLTKTLEKGKTSPEKDDKMLLEVKGCTLVEDGHAKFPDAPTVRGKKHLEELIKAKKEGMNSAVLFLIPRNDAQIFSPNWEMDPEFSTTLKQAEKDKVLIFAYSFSVDYQKNQLELNPLNRVPINVNP, from the coding sequence ATGATACTTGAAAACATTGCAACTGGCAACTTCCTGGAAAGACCTAACCGGTTCACTGTAACCTTTGAATCAGGAAGAATAATAGATAATGCACATTTAAGAGATCCAGGTCGCCTCAAGGAACTTTTACTTCCTAAAGCCAACTTACTCCTACGACCAGCACAAAATCCAACCAAAAGAAAGACAAAGTACGATGTTATTGCTGTGAAAAGTGAAGGAATATGGGTGCTTATAAATTCTGGTTTCCACAGTGATCTTGCCTCAGAATTAATTAAATCAGGAATTATATCTGAACTGTCAAATTACCGTGTTGAAAAAAGGGAATACACGTATGGTAAGAGTAGAATCGATTTTTTTCTAACTAAAACTTTGGAAAAAGGAAAAACGTCACCTGAAAAAGATGATAAGATGCTTTTAGAAGTGAAAGGATGCACTCTGGTTGAAGATGGCCATGCAAAGTTCCCTGATGCTCCCACAGTCCGTGGGAAAAAACATTTAGAAGAACTTATTAAAGCTAAAAAAGAGGGAATGAATTCTGCAGTACTTTTTTTAATCCCCAGAAATGATGCTCAAATATTTTCACCTAACTGGGAGATGGATCCAGAATTTTCCACTACACTGAAACAAGCAGAAAAGGACAAAGTGCTAATATTTGCCTATTCATTTAGTGTTGATTATCAAAAAAATCAGTTAGAACTCAACCCTTTGAATAGGGTGCCAATAAATGTAAATCCATAA
- a CDS encoding fumarate reductase subunit A encodes METENYQTDVLIIGSGGAGCRAAIEAKKHDKDVLIVSKGLSFKSGCTTLAEGGYNAAFAYVDAEDSIQAHLDDTLKGGGYLNDPELARILVEEAPDRLTELEGYGALFDRQKSGELNQRPFGGQTYRRTCFQGDRTGHEMMTALKEEIIRQDIQTVDEIMITKLLQDSNGRIGGACGISLPNTNFLTFEAKSTIITTGGAGWIYPVTSNALQKTGDGYALSWLAGADLLDMEQVQFHPTGMLYPDSRRGVLVTEAVRGEGGKLINSEGTRFMTNYDSRGELATRDVVSRSIYTEIMEGRGTENGGVYLDVSHLSPELIEEKLETMLLQFQDVGVDIRKEPMEVAPTAHHFMGGTKINSRCETNIPNLYAAGEAAGGVHGANRLGGNALAETQVFGRRAGESAAKNVSKSNFVLNPADVENEQVKIQKLFKEGEYYPFQLKKELQNVMWNHVAIIRREKELKIAIQDILSIKDKMIHMTVPEVSGYNQHLQDALELENMILVAELVTRSAIIREESRGAHYRADYPNKRDIWKKSIVQNINGEIKFLKR; translated from the coding sequence ATGGAAACAGAGAATTACCAAACTGATGTACTGATCATAGGATCCGGAGGAGCTGGGTGCCGAGCAGCTATAGAAGCCAAAAAACACGATAAAGATGTATTAATCGTGTCTAAAGGTCTATCATTTAAATCAGGTTGCACTACTTTGGCAGAAGGAGGTTATAATGCAGCTTTTGCATATGTAGATGCAGAAGACAGCATTCAGGCTCATTTAGACGACACCCTCAAGGGAGGGGGCTACCTTAACGATCCAGAACTGGCACGTATACTGGTTGAAGAAGCACCTGACAGATTAACTGAACTGGAAGGTTATGGCGCATTATTTGATAGGCAAAAATCAGGTGAACTGAATCAGAGACCATTTGGTGGCCAAACATATCGCCGAACATGTTTCCAAGGGGATCGCACCGGTCATGAGATGATGACTGCTTTAAAAGAGGAAATCATTCGTCAAGACATTCAGACTGTTGACGAAATCATGATAACCAAGCTCTTGCAAGACTCAAACGGCAGAATTGGCGGTGCTTGTGGAATATCCTTACCCAACACAAATTTTTTAACATTTGAAGCTAAATCAACAATCATAACTACCGGAGGGGCTGGATGGATATATCCAGTGACATCCAATGCCTTGCAGAAAACCGGAGACGGATATGCACTATCTTGGCTGGCTGGTGCAGATTTATTAGACATGGAACAAGTTCAATTCCACCCTACTGGCATGTTATATCCGGATTCTCGTCGTGGTGTTTTAGTGACCGAAGCAGTGCGTGGTGAAGGAGGAAAACTAATAAACTCTGAAGGTACCAGGTTCATGACCAACTATGACTCCCGAGGAGAACTAGCCACTCGTGATGTGGTTTCACGGTCCATATATACTGAAATAATGGAAGGTAGGGGCACAGAAAATGGTGGTGTTTATCTTGATGTCAGCCACCTAAGTCCAGAGTTAATCGAGGAAAAACTGGAAACCATGCTCCTTCAATTCCAGGATGTTGGTGTGGACATAAGAAAAGAACCAATGGAAGTTGCTCCCACTGCACACCACTTTATGGGAGGTACCAAAATAAATTCCCGGTGTGAAACTAATATTCCCAACCTTTACGCAGCAGGAGAAGCTGCAGGGGGAGTACACGGGGCGAATCGTCTCGGAGGAAATGCGCTGGCTGAAACCCAAGTTTTTGGCAGACGTGCTGGTGAATCAGCTGCAAAAAATGTTTCCAAATCTAATTTTGTATTGAACCCAGCTGATGTCGAGAATGAACAAGTGAAAATTCAAAAACTGTTCAAAGAAGGAGAATACTACCCGTTCCAGCTAAAAAAAGAACTACAAAATGTCATGTGGAATCACGTGGCCATAATTCGCAGGGAAAAAGAATTAAAAATCGCTATCCAAGACATTCTGTCCATAAAAGATAAAATGATTCACATGACAGTTCCCGAAGTTTCTGGATATAATCAGCACCTTCAAGATGCCCTTGAGCTGGAAAACATGATTTTAGTTGCGGAATTAGTCACTCGGTCAGCCATTATCCGTGAAGAAAGTAGGGGGGCGCATTATCGCGCAGACTATCCCAATAAAAGAGATATATGGAAGAAGAGTATAGTCCAAAATATTAATGGAGAAATAAAATTCTTAAAAAGGTAA
- the sepS gene encoding O-phosphoserine--tRNA ligase: MKKKEILKLAKRDFERAWVETGLNLKKPHHDDEYPRLRLKTGKNHPLNDSIAKLRQAYLMLGFSETINPLLIEEDHIYRQFGPEAPAVLDRCFYLAGLPRPDIGISLDKIERIENLGVPLNEDNIQSLKEVFRSYKKGDASGDDLVQDVSAALDVEDEYGLRILEKVFPELQKLTPNPSKTTLRSHMTSGWFITLEAMAKTYPLPVKLFSIDRCFRREQREDASHLMTYHSASCVWMDDEVSLDLGMAVSESLLEYFGFKKFKFLPDEKKSKYYIPGTQTEVYGYHPQLNDWVEVATFGLYSPIALARYGIDQEVMNLGVGAERMAMILGGYEDIRKMVYPQIYNKKSLSDRELASMLRMDLYPVTEDGKNLAESILSTAQEHGDAPSPCNFTVFEGNFLDKTIEVKLVEPEAGTKLLGPASWNRIYVHDGNIVGVPHPHTINSLQPPEDMVEEIIESMGKEIVDDLAIQALKSGVPTSISYLEGVAAQAAYRMEEMVVSGEERINLRTTIAKLPSDVNLKLDEMAVRYITSKNKVIDIRGPIFCTITGEIKD; this comes from the coding sequence GTGAAGAAGAAAGAGATATTAAAACTGGCAAAGAGGGATTTTGAAAGGGCTTGGGTTGAAACAGGCTTGAACCTAAAAAAACCCCATCATGATGACGAATATCCTCGGTTACGCCTTAAAACTGGGAAAAATCACCCATTAAATGATTCTATTGCTAAATTACGTCAAGCATACCTCATGCTTGGTTTTTCCGAAACCATCAACCCATTGTTAATAGAAGAAGATCATATCTACCGCCAATTCGGACCAGAAGCTCCTGCAGTTTTAGACCGCTGCTTCTACTTGGCAGGGTTGCCCCGTCCTGATATTGGAATTAGTTTGGATAAAATTGAGAGAATAGAAAACTTGGGTGTTCCTCTGAATGAAGATAATATCCAATCATTGAAAGAGGTATTCCGCAGTTATAAAAAAGGGGATGCCAGTGGGGATGACTTAGTTCAAGATGTATCCGCTGCTCTGGATGTTGAAGATGAATATGGGCTTAGAATATTGGAAAAAGTATTTCCAGAACTGCAAAAGCTCACACCCAACCCCAGTAAGACTACTTTACGTTCACACATGACTTCAGGCTGGTTTATAACCCTGGAGGCCATGGCAAAAACCTATCCTTTGCCTGTTAAATTATTTTCGATTGACCGTTGCTTCCGTCGTGAGCAACGGGAAGATGCAAGCCACTTAATGACTTACCATTCTGCATCATGCGTCTGGATGGATGATGAAGTATCCCTGGATCTGGGAATGGCAGTTTCTGAGAGTTTGCTTGAATATTTCGGTTTTAAAAAGTTCAAATTCTTACCAGATGAGAAAAAATCCAAATATTACATCCCTGGAACCCAGACTGAAGTTTATGGTTATCATCCCCAACTAAATGACTGGGTGGAAGTGGCCACCTTTGGATTATATTCTCCAATAGCCCTGGCACGGTATGGCATTGACCAGGAAGTCATGAATCTGGGAGTGGGAGCCGAAAGGATGGCCATGATACTCGGAGGATATGAAGATATTCGTAAGATGGTATACCCCCAGATATACAATAAAAAAAGCCTTAGTGACCGTGAATTGGCATCCATGCTCCGTATGGATCTATATCCGGTGACTGAAGATGGGAAAAATCTTGCAGAATCAATTTTAAGCACTGCCCAGGAACACGGTGATGCGCCTTCACCTTGCAATTTTACTGTTTTTGAGGGTAATTTTTTGGATAAAACCATTGAAGTGAAACTTGTCGAGCCAGAAGCAGGCACTAAACTACTGGGTCCTGCCAGTTGGAACCGTATATACGTTCATGATGGTAACATTGTAGGAGTGCCCCATCCTCACACCATTAACAGTCTTCAGCCTCCTGAAGATATGGTTGAAGAAATCATTGAGAGCATGGGAAAAGAAATCGTTGATGATTTGGCTATTCAGGCCCTAAAATCAGGTGTTCCTACAAGTATAAGTTATCTGGAAGGAGTAGCTGCCCAAGCAGCCTACCGTATGGAAGAGATGGTGGTTAGTGGAGAAGAACGAATTAATTTAAGAACCACCATTGCCAAATTACCATCTGATGTCAACCTTAAACTGGATGAAATGGCTGTTCGTTACATTACAAGTAAAAATAAGGTTATTGATATTCGAGGCCCAATTTTCTGTACCATAACTGGGGAAATTAAGGATTAA
- the hisH gene encoding imidazole glycerol phosphate synthase subunit HisH: protein MITIIDYGSGNLKSICNGFQEIGAKVLITHDKKELTKADALILPGVGAFGTAMKNLTKYEEIILKHIQDDKPLLGICLGLQVLFSASEENPGIKGLDVLPGEVVRFPESQKNDGLKVPHMGWNNLNIRKKSSLVEGIGNDYMYFVHSYFVQPDDDKIVVATVNYGLDVPAIVAQENVFATQFHPEKSGNVGLKLLENFLKLV, encoded by the coding sequence ATGATAACTATAATTGATTACGGCAGTGGGAATCTGAAAAGCATTTGCAATGGATTTCAAGAAATTGGTGCCAAAGTCCTGATAACTCATGATAAAAAAGAATTAACAAAAGCTGATGCACTGATTCTCCCTGGAGTTGGAGCTTTCGGAACTGCCATGAAGAATCTGACCAAATATGAAGAGATTATTCTTAAACACATCCAAGATGATAAACCATTATTAGGGATTTGTTTAGGTTTACAAGTGCTTTTCAGTGCAAGTGAGGAAAATCCTGGGATTAAAGGGCTGGATGTGTTGCCAGGGGAGGTTGTGCGATTTCCAGAAAGTCAAAAAAATGATGGCCTAAAAGTACCCCACATGGGCTGGAATAACCTCAACATCCGAAAAAAATCATCGTTAGTAGAAGGCATAGGTAATGACTACATGTATTTTGTTCACTCATATTTTGTGCAGCCTGATGATGATAAAATAGTGGTTGCAACTGTTAATTATGGTTTAGATGTTCCGGCCATTGTGGCTCAGGAAAATGTGTTTGCCACCCAGTTTCACCCGGAAAAAAGTGGAAACGTGGGCCTAAAATTATTAGAAAACTTCTTAAAGCTAGTTTAA
- a CDS encoding CTP-dependent riboflavin kinase, with protein sequence MEIKGIIVSGTHEGSYFMSLDVYQGEFKEKLGFKPFPGTLNLEISKKDAKSLIDLREHMGIIKGSGKFGDVKFLPAQLNREISGAILFPVKTEHSDEILEFVAEENLRKAYHFKDGDPTTVKIDEVRFIK encoded by the coding sequence ATGGAAATTAAAGGAATTATTGTCTCTGGAACCCATGAAGGGAGTTATTTCATGTCTTTAGATGTCTATCAGGGGGAATTCAAGGAAAAACTTGGATTCAAACCATTTCCTGGTACTCTTAACCTAGAAATATCTAAGAAAGATGCAAAATCATTAATTGATCTACGTGAGCATATGGGAATTATTAAGGGAAGCGGCAAGTTTGGAGATGTTAAATTCTTACCAGCCCAGTTGAACAGGGAAATAAGTGGCGCTATATTATTTCCAGTTAAAACAGAGCATTCTGATGAAATTTTGGAGTTTGTGGCAGAGGAAAATCTCAGGAAAGCATATCACTTTAAAGATGGAGACCCCACCACTGTAAAAATTGATGAAGTAAGATTTATTAAATGA
- a CDS encoding endonuclease V translates to MSSYNLTQLLANIQYSMADKVTKHDCFNEVNVLTGVDVSFAVDNEAVAAAVVMKAEGLEVVEKKTRNVKLFFPYIPGFLGVREADAVISVVNTLESDFDVLIVNGHGIMHPHGFGLASHVGVFLDVPTMGVAKRLTGGSYIKEATQQDHANNEAQLIQQDNRIVGAFFRGKYISVGHKISLKTALNIAMITSIYKTPEPLRQAHMLATETFKHELNENRRK, encoded by the coding sequence ATGTCTTCATATAACTTGACCCAACTTTTAGCCAATATACAATATAGTATGGCAGATAAAGTCACAAAACACGATTGTTTCAATGAAGTAAATGTTTTGACAGGTGTTGATGTTTCATTTGCAGTTGATAATGAGGCTGTTGCCGCTGCTGTAGTTATGAAAGCTGAAGGGCTGGAAGTTGTTGAGAAAAAAACCAGGAATGTGAAGTTATTTTTCCCTTACATACCCGGGTTTCTAGGTGTTCGAGAGGCCGATGCTGTTATTTCTGTTGTTAATACTCTTGAAAGTGATTTTGATGTTCTAATAGTTAACGGTCATGGTATTATGCATCCCCATGGTTTTGGACTGGCTTCCCATGTGGGTGTGTTCTTAGATGTGCCCACCATGGGTGTGGCAAAAAGGTTAACTGGTGGAAGTTATATAAAGGAGGCCACCCAACAAGACCACGCCAATAATGAAGCCCAACTCATACAACAAGATAATCGCATAGTAGGGGCCTTTTTTAGGGGAAAATACATTAGTGTTGGCCATAAAATATCCTTGAAAACTGCTTTAAACATTGCAATGATAACCAGCATTTATAAAACCCCTGAACCCTTAAGGCAAGCCCATATGCTGGCAACTGAAACTTTTAAACATGAATTGAATGAAAACAGAAGGAAATAA